CTTCAGCTGTCTTGGAAGATGCGAGCAGCGCAATAATGGACAAGCCAGCCAAGGCTCAGGCAGAACTCTGTTCTCTTCTGAAGGCCTCAGGAAAACCCACTGAGGATGAGAAGGCAAGAGAAATTGTAAGGCACCAGGCGAAGCTGCAGCAGCTCTGCCGTATCTGCGGAGTTTCCTTTAAAACTGACCTCCACAATAGGAAGCACCCAGTGCATGGACCAGTGGATGGGAAAACGCAAGCCCTcctgagaaagaaggaaaagaaagctaCTTCTTGGCCAGAACTGATCTCCAAGGTCTTCAAGATTGATGTGAGAGGGgacctggacacagtccatcccacgCAGTTTTGCCACAACTGCTGGAGCATCATCCACAGGAAGTTTAGTAATGCCCCATGTGAGGTGTATTTCCCAAGGAATGCCACTATGGCATGGCACCCTCACACATCAGCTTGTGACCTCTGCCACCCCACGCACCAGAGACTCAAGAGAAAATGCTGCCAGGTGAACCAGCAGCTCAGCAAAAAACTCAAGACTGGGCCAACTCAGCCTAAGAAATCCAGATGGACAAAAGGCCAAGCTCGGAATCCAAGTGGGCACCAGAGTCTGATGAAGAAGATTACCAACTGTAGTAACATCCACCTGAGCACCAAGTGTCTGGCGGTGGACTATCCAGCAGACTTTGTGAAGTCCATTTCTTGCCAGATTTGCAAGCACATTCTGGCGGACCCGGTGGAAACCACTTGCAAGCATTTATTTTGCAGAACTTGCATTTTTAAGTGCCTCAAAATTATAGGCAGCCACTGCCCCTCTTGCCAGTATCCTTGCTTTCCTACTGACCTGGAAAGCCCAGTGAAATCCTTTCTGAATATTTTGAACTCCCTGGTGGTGAGATGTCCAGCTGAAGAATGTGACGAGGAGGTGAGCCTGGAAAAATACAACCATCACGTTTCCAGCCATAAAGAAACCAAAGAGACTTATGTGCACATCAACAAAGGTGGCCGGCCCCGCCAGCATCTCCTGTCATTGACCCGACGAGCTCAGAAGCACCGCCTGAGAGAGCTCAAGCTTCAGGTCAAAGCTTTTGCGgacaaagaagagggaggagacgtGAAGGCTGTGTGCCTGACCTTGTTCCTGTTGGCGCTGAGAGCTAGGAATGAGCACAGGCAAGCCGATGAATTGGAAGCAATTATGCAAGGAAGGGGGTCAGGGCTTCAGCCAGCTGTTTGCCTCGCCATACGTGTTAACACCTTCCTCAGCTGCAGCCAATACCACAAGATGTACAGGACTGTGAAAGCTATTACTGGCAGGCAGATCTTTCAGCCCTTACACTCCCTCCGCAGTGCCGAGAAGGTCCTCTTGCCAGGCTACCATCCATTCGAGTGGGATCCACCCTTAAAAAATGTCTCGGCTAACACCGAGGTGGGGATCATGGATGGGCTCTCTGGACTGCCAGTCTCAGTGGACGACTATCCCGTAGACACCATTGCCAAAAGGTTCCGCTACGACACGGCCCTAGTCTCTGCCTTGATGGATATGGAGGAAGATATCCTGGAGGGCATGAAATCCCAAGACCTCGATGACTACCTAAGCGGCCCCTTCACCGTGGTGATCAAAGAGTCTTGTGACGGGATGGGAGATGTGAGTGAGAAGCACGGGAGTGGGCCGGCAGTCCCTGAAAAAGCGGTTCGCTTTTCTTTCACCATCATGAATATCACTCTGGCTTACGAGCAAGAGAATGTAAAGATCTTTGAAGAGGCCAAGCCCAACTCAGAGCTGTGCTGTAAACCACTCTGTCTGATGTTGGCTGACGAATCGGATCATGAGACCCTGACAGCCATCTTGAGCCCACTCATAGCGGAGAGAGAGGCCATGAAGGACAGCGAATTGAAGCTGGAGATGGGAGGCATCCTGAGGACCTTCAGATTCATCTTTAGGGGCACCGGCTATGATGAGAAACTTGTCCGGGAAGTGGAAGGTCTTGAGGCTTCTGGCTCAGTCTACATTTGCACTCTCTGTGATGCCACCCGCCTGGAAGCATCTCAGAATCTCGTCCTTCACTCCATAACCCGGAGCCACGCTGAGAACCTGGAGCGCTATGAAGTCTGGCGGTCCAATCCCTTCCACGAGTCTGTGGAAGAACTGCGGGACAGGGTGAAAGGGGTTTCGGCAAAGCCGTTCATTGAGACCGTTCCTTCCATAGATGCGCTCCACTGTGATATCGGCAATGCGGCCGAGTTCTATAAGATTTTCCAGCTGGAGATTGGGGAGGCATATAAGAACCCCAATGCGtccaaagaggaaaggaaaagatggcAGGCCACCCTAGACAAACACCTCCGGAAGAAGATGAAGCTGAAGCCGATCATGAGGATGAACGGCAATTTTGCTAGGAAGCTTATGTCCAAAGAGACGGTTGAAGCAGTCTGTGAATTGGTTCACTGTGAAGAGAGGCATGAAGCCCTGAGGGAGCTGATGGACCTTTATCTGAAGATGAAACCAGTGTGGCGCTCATCCTGCCCCGCCAAGGAGTGCCCAGAGTCTCTGTGCCAGTACAGTTTCAACTCACAGCGCTTTGCCGAGCTCCTGTCTACCAAGTTTAAGTACAGATATGAGGGCAAAATCACTAATTACTTTCACAAAACTCTGGCTCACGTTCCTGAGATCATAGAGCGGGATGGTTCCATTGGGGCCTGGGCTAGTGAGGGGAATGAGTCAGGGAACAAACTGTTCAGGCGTTTCCGAAAAATGAATGCCAGGCAGTCTAAGTGCTACGAGATGGAGGATGTTTTGAAGCATCACTGGTTATATACTTCTAAATACCTGCAAAAGTTCATGAATGCCCATAATGCCTTGAAAAGCCAAGGCTTCACTATCAACCCAGAATCAGGTTTCGAGGGCTCCCTTGTCTTGGAGGATTCTCTGGAACCCCTAGATTCAATGGAACTCTAAATGGAGAAACCTGCTGAGAGGTGATTTTGCAAATCAATCTCCCTGTGGGTTGCAGTGAGGTTTAGCACAGTCTGGGGAGCTTTGAcctttgggtgtcagaggtaatCCCCACCCAGGAGAAGGGCTTGGTAGGTACTGGAAGCATGGATGGTGGAGGCCAAGGAACCATTAAGTATTGTTGGTTCTAATTGGCAGACCACTAGAGAGctcagaaaaggaaaggagggaattgCTTTTTGAGGACTCGGTAGTTCAAGATTCAAACTACAGGGAGTCAAGGTAATAGACAAGACGTATGTATGCATGGCATGAGGGTGAAACCTAGAGGTTGTGAGAAAGCTTCCTAAGCAGATTATCTTGATTTGCATCATTATGATTTATTAACCATTCTAAAAATGATATTATATGCTGTTTTTAACCATCTATTTTTCTTACATTTCCTTTTTTGATTTCACCAttttagttttattttgttttcctttttattcCAAATCCTTCCAAATTATTTTCAAGTATCctggatgcagaagtgctgaggccACCAGCTCTGGGTTTATAAGGCAGCAGACCATTTTCAATGCTCATTGTCATAAATCCTGAATTTTAGAAAAACcatttgaagatggaaattataaATAGAAGAATTCCACATATTAGACCCAGATATTCATTCTATTCCTTTGGCTACAGATGTTTAGTAAAACTGACTATAAAAGAAAGTACCGATCAAAAAAAAACAAGCTAATTGAGCAATGCTATTCTGACTGGAGCCAGAGTGATCAACTTTTGAAATGCACAATTTTGCTCgcgtagatataaaataaatgcTTTACTGCAAGCTTGCTACTAAATTTCATTTACAGGAAACTTGGATCATTTCACTAAATTCGGTTTTAAATATAGAGCTTCCTCTTCCGCAGTGAATTGCTGTTTCTATTATCTTTTCCCACTTTCCCTGTGGTTAAATTGGATAGAAAACTGTAACCTTGTACTTTTTCCTCCCTGGCTTATAGGCGGAGCTCATCAAAACCCGTTTGACCTCTGTATTTCTTCCGTGAGGCATTTCAGACTCATGAGTCCAGTTAAGAGATAGGTATGAATGCACAAATAACTACTACAGCTCATAACCTCTGGAttaatttttattgttttatttacaGGTTTTGTGTACATTTTTCCTTTTGGTAGAAAGTGGAAATAAAGCTCCAAAGAGCCTGAAAAGCTTTTAGTATCCCCATGCTCATTTTAGACTGTGGGATTTGCTGCTTGCCACCAGTTTATGGCAAGGATGAAATTTTATGTGGTAGTGCTTCATAATGATATGTTAGTGTTAATTAGACTTTTTTCTTTCGATTTTATTGGCTATAATTACCACTTTTTATATACAATATATCTAAGGGCTTTGTAATTTAGTTGTCAAAAATGTATCATTGACATTTTCTCCCTGATTGGTGGGTGAATTTAACACTGATGCAGGAATAAACCCTGTATTTTTAACATTATCTTTTGGGAAGCCAGCTGTTTGCATTGCTCTTTTGTATTCACTCCATCAAATGGCTTTATAATTTAGTTgtcaaaaatatatatttttaacatTATCTTCTTGATTCAAGCTGTTAATATTATTTTTTGGAAACTATTGGGCTTCTTAAACATTtgtcaccataaaaaaaaatccttacagTGTGCCCTGAAACTGAAGAGCAATCAAAATACATGGGCTAAATGCATACAGTGGAATATACTGTATGTCTGTAGACCCTTTCTTTTTATAGCACACTGCTGATTTTGTTGTACGTTTTCCCAGCATTAAATTCTCCTTTTTTGAACTATTGTAGGAACTATGCTGAATTCATGTGACTAAGAGCATGATTTATAGCTTTGCTCATCCCACAATTCCCTAATCACATCACATTCTGAAAAAAACTATTTGGCTGCAGGTATATTTCAATATGCACAAATACAGTGGATTTTTCCTTGCTGTTGAGATTGCAATGTCCCATGCACTTGTTTTATacttgaattttatttttaacaATGACTACTGTAAATGCAATAACATACTCCAGGGAAATTCACCACACAGAACGAAGCTGCTTTCTGAAGCATGGACTGGGACTATGAAAGTGCAATGCATTATTCTCCTGTGAAACCTTATTCTAGACATTACACCTCCAACCCACCAAGGTACACTGGAAAGTCTAGGAGAGTCTAGTGATAATGCTTGATGAAAATTGATGAATGGTGAGTTTGAGGTCAAGCAGGCTTTTGGGATTAATAGACATGTACATAGAAGCTAAAGCAGGAGGGAAATACAGCATTTTCTTCCAGGTGAACTGGAATTTAGTCTTGCCTCAATTTGCTTTTGCAAGATTTAGTTTGTGATAGAAATTTCAGGTTGAAAGTTCTGAACTCTCATTATGTCAAAGAGAATTCAAACTCCAAATATTGGCCAAGAAAGATTTTGTCAGTTGCAGCTGCACAGCACTCAAAGTGACATTTGATAGGATACACATATTGTGTATTCACTTACTGCCTGAAAGATCTATTCCGTTGATAGCATACTTTAAATAAGGGAGGATGCTTGAATTCATCATACCTATCAAAAATTCAATTTTCTCTCAGCTACATTAATCAGTTTAACTATTTCAGCTGATCATTTTATAAGGAGTGAAATGGCAGCAAATTCTCCTTTGTGAAATCATTTCAGTGTGTATTTGCTAATAGCTTCCTTAAGCATTTTAAAATTAAGCTTGTGTTTGGTCAGTTACTGAGTGTTGAAAACTAGATATGCTCTGAAAACTATATTTACAACTTAATATTTCTGACTTCAACAAAATGTTTTGCAGCATTACTTCTCTTGATTCTTGCGATTATCAGTGTTGTTACTTATTGTTTTCCATTTAAAGTATTTACAATAAAAGTTTAAAGTTTGAAAAAAAGTGTCTCTTCAATATGGTcattaatcttaataataattgtagtatttgttgggagagggagaatccttcttttacagatgaggaaactgaggcatggagaagtgaagtgaattgcccatggtcacaaagaagGCAATTAAAAGAGCAGTGCTTAGAGCTTccgtcacctgactcccagttctgtgtctttCCTCTAAAACACAAAGCCTGATATATTTTCTTCAGCACTATGTTTTAGAGAACAGGGCCCTGGGGAAAGCAGGGGTGAAAGCCTTAGAGATGAACACTGTTGTTTTAAATTCAGCAAGCGGCATCAATTTTAActctcattttaaaaaatatggaaggTTACTATGGATTACAGTATCGCTTGAAAACTTGGTCATATTTTCAACTTCATGCCTAGGTGTTTGCAATGCAGAGGGGTCAATTCCAGAAGAATAAGAATCTCTTTTAGATGGAAGAAGCCTGGTTGGTGGAATAGGAGATAAGCCCCCTTGTTCCATGGGATTTTATGTGAGCTTCTGAGCTGTCTGTTATTTACTCTATTACATTTAGCTTATTGGAGTTTGAGAAGTATCAGTCAGAAAATACTTGATACAGCCCAGGGGGTGGTGGTTAAAGttatagatagtaagctccttgtgggcaggagctcactttcccaagcacttggtacaatgctctgcacacagtgagctcttggtaaatacgattgattgattgactctgggaGCAGCATAAGAACTCTGAGCAAGCAATAGAGAAGAGTGCTCCTGGGGGTGATGACTagtccttgccctctcctactcagCTGCCcctgaaaaaaatcaaaattgatTTCATTTCCATCAATCCACCCTAAATGATtggtaagaggaggagagggagggggacgtGTGAAATTCGATTGTATCATCAGGTAGagattcagtgtggctcagtgccaagagcccaggcttgggagtaataggtcatgggttctaatcctggctccaccacttatcagctgtgtgactttgggcaaggcacttaacttctctgtgcctcagttccctcatctgtaaaatgggggtgaagactgtgagccccatgtgggacaacctaatcaacttatatccccccagcgcttagaacagtgctttgcacatagtaagcgcttaacaatttccattaataataatagtaataataataataaataataggaaGCTGGAAACCTCTCTAAGAACCCCACTTTGACTTCAGAAGTACCTTATAATCCTCCAAAGTCATAATATAATGTCCTAGCCCTGGCCACTAACCACTGTGTATAGGTGGAGGGAAAAGTCTTCTGTTCATGAGCCAATTTATCTTGATTAGATTAACTGGCTAATTAATTATCTGGTCCAGAAACATCATCACAACATGACAGGCTGCATGAATTTGAAATAAATATTTTGATGAAAGGATTGATTGGTGAGTTCAGTTTAGTTGTTAAAAACATCACACCTTATGACATTAGCACTTATTTATGCCTTCCCCAGGTTATAAATTGCCACTATGGGCTTTCCTCTTACCTGTTTGGCTAATTTCTCACTGGAGTCAGAGTGGTCCTCCTTAAGCACCCTAAGCAGTCCTGAAAATCATGGACCTTATTTGAATGCTATTAATGACTTGGAATTCTCTATGCTTTGAGCTGAATTGGCTGACTACTTCAAACCCATTCACCCAGCAATTGTTCAGCCATCTACTTTCCTTTGGTTGCATCAATATGACCTTGAAATAATTTTCATCAGGAAGGCGGTAGCAGTCAACCCTCTCCTTCAAAATCGTTTCCATTTCATCCTCAGTTTTGAAGGTCTGGGGAATATTCAAATTAGTCCATATTTGAAACATGGGATGTTTGATTCTCCCGTTTCTGGAGAGGCTTCTAGCACTGTGCTTCcccatgagtaataataataatggtatttgttaagcacttactacgtggtaaGCATGCAGTctatacaggataattaggtcccacatggggctcacagtctaaggtagagggagaacaggcaatgaattcccattttgcagatgaggaaactgaggccaagagaagtgaagtgacttgaccaggtgaTACAACAGGTGagtgactaagtgcttagtactaagcacttggtacagtgctctgcacacagtaagcactctataaatatgattgaatgaatgaatgagtgacagagccaaaattagaactcaggtctttagactcccgagcctgtgctcttgcaactaggccatgctgcttctctagaaagtaGACTTGAGAGGATGCTCTGTTCAGCTTTTTTTGGATATGCTAATATAACCGGATCTGATTGCATGGGGGAGTCTCATGGATGCTTTTGCAGCTCCTTTCCCTGTATTCCTGCAAGTATGTAAATATGAGTAtatgacagagtaagtgctcactaaatattcaTTGATTTAGTACCCTAAACCATTCAATAAGTTCACCTTCTCCTATCTTACATTGATGAGTTCCTACTATAAcacagcccacatgcttcactccttgaatgccaacctactcactgtaccttgatctcatctctcttgcccccGAGCCCTTgtcttcatcctccctctggccttgtaactccttctcccttaatatatgacagatcaccactctcctcaccttcaaagccttataaaagtcacatctcttccaagaagcctcctccaactaagccctcatttccctactccttaatagtagtggtacttgttaagcacttactatgtgccaaacactgtactgagtgctggggtagatacaagataatcaggtcacacatagggttcacagtctaagtggaagggagaacaggtgttgaatccccaatttgcagatgagggaactgagatgtagagaagttaagtgacttgcactgcagctaagtagcggagtcaggattagaacccaggtcatctgactcccagacttgtgctccttccactgggccatgcttcttcattctgtgtcacctaggcactaGGATCTGTATCCTTCAACCACTTGatggtcacccctccctcagctgtatgcatactcataatttattttaatgtccgcctccccttctagtctgaggAGAGGGaatacgcctaccaactctgttgtactgtactcttccaagggcttagtacagtgctctggatacagtaagtgctccattgattgattgactgacaagaagGTGAGCAACATGATATACtgaatagatcacgggcctgggaatcagaaggtcatgggttccatttCCGGCTTCACtgttgtctgatgtgtggccttgggcaagtcactttacttctctgtgcctcagctaactctactgcaaagtggggattaagactgtgaaccctgtgagaGATGGGGACTGATTCCAACCCAATCCTCTTTTATCCAACCAGgcctagtacagcacctggcacatagtaagtgctttaacaaataccatattaataacgTCTCTCATCACTGTGGAATATGCCCGTGGAATCTTAGCACAGTCCCCAATAATCAGAGTTGGAAAACAACCCTCATCCTTCGTGTGATTTTACCACATCAGCATCTTGGCACAACAAGGGAAGTGCAGATGGCACGTGTGCATGCCCCTGAGTACTGATTATTTAGATCAGAtgtaagaagagaaagaggaaatctCTGATTTATAAACTGAACTTGCTCTGCCTTTTTATACTCCTAAACTACTTCCTTCAAGAAGGAGTGGTTTCTGACTGAGTATTCCTCAGAGCAAATCAAGGATTTCTTGTGTCACAGGACTGTTTCCCAGTCAGATCCAGCTTCTACAGAATCCTTTATATTTTATAAACCTGACTGTTTTACTGCAAATCCTAACGATAATGgttcatcaccattatcatccctttggaaattttatattttattttgtccaatttttttctttttgcctttGGTGTAAACAGTCTGTCACCCCATACTCAGGTCTGTACTGGGTTACATATGTTCAAACTCTTGATTGGAGAGCTCTAGGTGCTGGAGACTTGCACTTCAGGAAACCCTCTTCTACTCAGTGAAATTTTTCATTTGAGACTCTTGGAGAGTAAGACTAACACTTCCCATAATATCCCAAAGTAGTATCCCTAAATCCTTGTTAGCTAAACCCTTGCAAGAGATTCAAGAAGTGTTTGGATACATTCATGGATGACTGCTCTGTCATTGCCAGAAACAAAATACTGGGAGAACTGGACCATTGTTCTAAtccagtaatggcatttcttatgttcttagcctccccttccccagagcacactAAGGTGCTCTAATAACAatgcataacctagtggatagagagtctgggagtcagaaggacctgggttctaatcatgagtctgccacttgtctgctgtgtgatcttggctaagtcacttcacttctctgtgcttcagttacctcatctgtaaaaagtggattaagacagtgagccctgtgtccaacccaattaccttgtatttactccagtgcttagtatagtgcctggcacataataagtgcttaacaaatacctcaattattattaaacccctcTCAAATCATAATGGCCCAACTTTGGCCAAATAATGAAGAGGTACAAAAATACGCTTCTTATTTTAATGTATCTGGTATTTTGTTTGTTTGATGGGAAACAATTCAATTGGAAATTTCCTTTAGCCTCTTCTAGATATGAACTAAATCTAAAGTGGATCAAAATATTGATTTGGGAAAGTTTCTCCTCTTGTGTTTTCACGGAAAACATCAAAATAGTTTTGCTCTGCCACTATTagtcaatgaatcaattatatttattgagtacttactgcaggaagagcactgtactaagtgcctgggagagtacaatgtaacacagttggtagacaagttttctgcccacagtacagtctagaggatacttTCAAACTGTGGGAATAGacaggaatgaaaaaaaaaacaagcactgAGAGCATCTGAGAGTCATGGCAGACATTCTAATCATCCAGACAACTTTGGACACAAACAGACGGAACATCTTTTCACACTTTTATTAGATCCTCATTAATTTACAATTCCAAATAGAGATCTCAAAAGTGAGCATGACAATATAGAGTACCTCACAAAAGCATTCTTCAAGCAACACTATGGTTATAAAAAGCATTTAGGAATGAATAATTATATTCCATTAATCAATATGGCCCGTCCCTTATAATGCAGGTACTACCTTCTTAGAAAACCCCACATTAAGGCAAACTCATGTTATGTTTGGATATCTTGACACCGTGACATTAGATCACATCACATTCTGTCCagagaaatatcaatcaatcagtggtatttattgagcacttacactgtgcagagctctgtactaagtgcttggaaaagtatggtATTCTTAGGTTGGTAGatgtaatctctgccctcaaggagcttatagttacAGGGTAGCCAGTAGTCTACTAGTAGCTACAGTAGCCAGTTATTGGGGACAGGAAAGATAGTGAATCATTCAAAGAAATTTGCTGTTTAAGTTAGCCTTCTGGGAAAAATCTAAGCAGAGGGTTTAAAAATCTTTCTCTTCCAGCTTGCATTGTCAGAAGAGTGTTCCCTAATTCTCCGGCAGTGTCCTATCCAAAATGTATAGTGAAAGCATATTATATGAGAACTGTAAGTATGGGACCTGAGCAGGCTAAATAGAGAACTTTTCAAGAACCCTGGGAAGCTGAACTTCTGGGTTGGGGCCTTCTAGAGGTGAGGCTCTAAAAAAGCCCATGCCACCAAAAATACGAAGTTGAAGAGCCGTGAGGTTCCCTCAAACCCACTGTAAAATCCAAAATGATAACTAGAAgtagagcagtgtggcccagtggaaagagcatgggcttggaagttagaggacctgggttctgatcccagctctgccacttgcctgccgtgtgaccttggttaggCCACttaatgcctcagttatctcctttgtaaaatggggttaagactgtgagccccaagggggacattgaccatgtccaacctgattatcttgtatttatcccagaccttagtacagtgcttgggacataggaagcacttaacaaataccatttttttttaaagtagactTTTGGCTTCTTGGTGGCCACAAACAGAAAGTGAGAGGCAGATGTGTTGAGGGGAAAGACAGTTCATCATGCTACTGGAGACCAAA
This genomic stretch from Tachyglossus aculeatus isolate mTacAcu1 chromosome 22, mTacAcu1.pri, whole genome shotgun sequence harbors:
- the RAG1 gene encoding V(D)J recombination-activating protein 1, with the translated sequence MEVPIPTSLGLTPVTGDIPYIKFSEWKFKLFKVRSIAKPSSGEAQPRNKEDPPPEKSMLGNTSAVLEDASSAIMDKPAKAQAELCSLLKASGKPTEDEKAREIVRHQAKLQQLCRICGVSFKTDLHNRKHPVHGPVDGKTQALLRKKEKKATSWPELISKVFKIDVRGDLDTVHPTQFCHNCWSIIHRKFSNAPCEVYFPRNATMAWHPHTSACDLCHPTHQRLKRKCCQVNQQLSKKLKTGPTQPKKSRWTKGQARNPSGHQSLMKKITNCSNIHLSTKCLAVDYPADFVKSISCQICKHILADPVETTCKHLFCRTCIFKCLKIIGSHCPSCQYPCFPTDLESPVKSFLNILNSLVVRCPAEECDEEVSLEKYNHHVSSHKETKETYVHINKGGRPRQHLLSLTRRAQKHRLRELKLQVKAFADKEEGGDVKAVCLTLFLLALRARNEHRQADELEAIMQGRGSGLQPAVCLAIRVNTFLSCSQYHKMYRTVKAITGRQIFQPLHSLRSAEKVLLPGYHPFEWDPPLKNVSANTEVGIMDGLSGLPVSVDDYPVDTIAKRFRYDTALVSALMDMEEDILEGMKSQDLDDYLSGPFTVVIKESCDGMGDVSEKHGSGPAVPEKAVRFSFTIMNITLAYEQENVKIFEEAKPNSELCCKPLCLMLADESDHETLTAILSPLIAEREAMKDSELKLEMGGILRTFRFIFRGTGYDEKLVREVEGLEASGSVYICTLCDATRLEASQNLVLHSITRSHAENLERYEVWRSNPFHESVEELRDRVKGVSAKPFIETVPSIDALHCDIGNAAEFYKIFQLEIGEAYKNPNASKEERKRWQATLDKHLRKKMKLKPIMRMNGNFARKLMSKETVEAVCELVHCEERHEALRELMDLYLKMKPVWRSSCPAKECPESLCQYSFNSQRFAELLSTKFKYRYEGKITNYFHKTLAHVPEIIERDGSIGAWASEGNESGNKLFRRFRKMNARQSKCYEMEDVLKHHWLYTSKYLQKFMNAHNALKSQGFTINPESGFEGSLVLEDSLEPLDSMEL